Proteins encoded within one genomic window of Brachybacterium sp. P6-10-X1:
- a CDS encoding LacI family DNA-binding transcriptional regulator yields MPAVRLSDVAQDAGVSLATASRVLNGSSRVPGKAVAEKVEAAALKLGYVPNAQAQALARSRSGLIGLVVHDIADPYFATIAREVQQQVFASRSQVLLTQTDREIDTEIRALRSLIAQQVDALVLVGSHRYGHESDASISAMLEGFARNGGRVVGMGQSVGVGRTIVPDNAAAAHELATALVVGGHRRFAVVQGISGIPSAADRTGGFIAALTEAGIEPELDVEAGLTRDGGYELARTIRAHLADAPDEGSAPLCVFAPADVMALGALGELRRLGIDVPGQVSVAGFGGVPDADDANPTLTTIALPLHEMARQAVEWVLEQPGGESTPGAPGSDAVRTTLTSTDAAHGQAEEQSEVHVRGDVLLRESTAVAVRA; encoded by the coding sequence ATGCCCGCCGTCCGTCTCAGCGACGTCGCCCAGGACGCCGGGGTCTCCCTGGCCACCGCCTCCCGAGTGCTCAACGGCTCCAGTCGCGTGCCCGGCAAGGCCGTCGCCGAGAAGGTGGAGGCCGCCGCGCTCAAGCTGGGCTACGTCCCCAACGCCCAGGCACAGGCCCTGGCCCGGTCCCGCTCGGGCCTGATCGGCCTCGTCGTCCACGACATCGCCGACCCCTACTTCGCGACCATCGCCCGCGAGGTCCAGCAGCAGGTGTTCGCCTCCCGGTCCCAGGTGCTGCTCACCCAGACCGACCGGGAGATCGACACCGAGATCCGGGCGCTCCGCTCGCTGATCGCCCAGCAGGTGGACGCGCTGGTGCTGGTGGGCTCGCACCGCTACGGCCATGAGTCCGACGCCTCGATCAGCGCGATGCTGGAGGGCTTCGCCCGCAACGGCGGGCGCGTGGTGGGCATGGGGCAGTCCGTCGGGGTGGGCCGCACGATCGTCCCCGACAACGCCGCTGCCGCCCACGAACTCGCGACCGCGCTGGTGGTGGGCGGCCACCGCCGCTTCGCGGTGGTCCAGGGCATCTCCGGGATCCCCTCGGCAGCGGACCGCACCGGCGGCTTCATCGCAGCCCTGACCGAGGCGGGCATCGAGCCGGAGCTCGATGTCGAGGCGGGCCTGACCCGAGACGGCGGCTACGAGCTGGCCCGGACGATCCGGGCTCACCTCGCCGACGCCCCGGACGAGGGCTCCGCGCCGCTGTGCGTCTTCGCCCCGGCCGACGTCATGGCCCTCGGAGCGCTCGGCGAACTGCGCCGCCTGGGGATCGACGTCCCCGGCCAGGTCTCGGTCGCCGGCTTCGGCGGCGTGCCCGACGCCGATGATGCGAACCCGACGCTGACCACGATCGCGCTGCCGCTGCACGAGATGGCGCGGCAGGCCGTCGAGTGGGTGCTGGAGCAGCCGGGCGGGGAGAGCACTCCCGGTGCCCCCGGCTCCGACGCCGTCCGCACCACCCTGACGAGCACGGACGCCGCTCATGGTCAGGCAGAGGAGCAGTCCGAGGTCCACGTGCGCGGTGACGTGCTGCTGCGCGAGTCCACCGCGGTCGCCGTCCGAGCCTGA
- a CDS encoding sugar phosphate isomerase/epimerase: MNTPPSQRLGAGTPRLSLNRWTLRTTPIQEFLEAAASHGIDAVGLWRQDVEEVGLDALRRRADDAGLRVSSLCRGGFLTVADETARAASLEDNRRAIDEAAALGAPTLVMVVGGITREDKDISAARARVAENIAALAPYAETAGVTLALEPMHPMFTADRAVIATLDQALDIAEGTGSDAVGVVVDTYHVWWDPALEQAVARAGEAGRLLSYQVCDWNLPLAAEPLFSRGYMGDGFIDVPAITRLVTAAGYTGDIEVEIFNEDVWATPADTATAIVAERFEQLVLPYATPEHEDDHPFS, encoded by the coding sequence ATGAACACCCCGCCCTCGCAGCGGCTCGGGGCGGGCACCCCCCGCCTGTCCCTGAACCGCTGGACGCTGCGCACCACCCCGATCCAGGAGTTCCTCGAGGCCGCCGCCTCCCACGGGATCGACGCCGTGGGCCTGTGGCGCCAGGACGTGGAGGAGGTCGGGCTCGACGCGCTGCGACGCCGGGCCGACGATGCCGGGCTGCGCGTGAGCAGCCTGTGCCGAGGCGGCTTCCTCACCGTCGCCGACGAGACCGCCCGCGCCGCGTCCCTCGAGGACAACCGCCGCGCGATCGACGAGGCCGCGGCGCTCGGCGCCCCCACCCTGGTGATGGTCGTCGGCGGGATCACCCGGGAGGACAAGGACATCTCCGCAGCCCGGGCCCGGGTCGCCGAGAACATCGCGGCGCTGGCACCGTACGCGGAGACCGCCGGCGTCACGCTGGCCCTGGAGCCGATGCACCCGATGTTCACCGCGGACCGCGCCGTGATCGCCACCCTCGATCAGGCCCTCGACATCGCCGAGGGCACGGGCAGCGACGCCGTCGGCGTCGTCGTGGACACGTACCACGTGTGGTGGGACCCCGCGCTGGAGCAGGCCGTCGCCCGCGCCGGCGAGGCCGGCCGTCTGCTGAGCTACCAGGTGTGCGACTGGAACCTGCCGCTGGCCGCCGAGCCGCTGTTCTCCCGCGGCTACATGGGTGACGGGTTCATCGACGTCCCCGCGATCACCCGCCTGGTCACGGCCGCCGGGTACACCGGGGACATCGAGGTCGAGATCTTCAACGAGGACGTCTGGGCCACTCCGGCCGATACGGCCACGGCGATCGTCGCCGAGCGGTTCGAGCAGCTGGTGCTGCCGTACGCGACCCCGGAGCACGAGGACGACCACCCGTTCTCGTGA
- a CDS encoding DUF993 family protein, with the protein MAGLALTLLDADGSLRTIELGDAAAFSPPSAPLRSRAVFAAVHVVPTVHGDNTPGAPAEVDWDATLAFRRTMWSRGLGVADAMDTAQRNMGLDPAATRALIARTADAAREALADPQIAGVFPAGAQVRDLVVAGVSTDQRSEHELSLDEIVEAYVEQLRATEATGAGAVLMASRHLARVATSAADYEEVYRRVLEAASEPVVLHWLGTAFDPQLEGYFGSDDTAEAAQTLLRIIEDDPAAIRGVKMSLLDAEAEVAVREHLPTGVRMFTGDDFHFSHLIVGDGTATTDPAAAQAPGAYSDALLGAFSVTAPAASAAVQALDAGDPDEARRILDAAEELGRHVFSAPTFHYKTGVAFLSWLNGHQRAFTMVGGMHSARSLPHLSRTVELAATTGNLEDPPLAAERWHAMLRLAGCDLSAAADGTAVPAAADDQDVPAGDHDAGRGLTTGVIA; encoded by the coding sequence ATGGCCGGACTGGCCCTGACCCTGCTGGATGCGGACGGCTCCCTGCGCACGATCGAACTCGGGGACGCCGCGGCCTTCTCCCCGCCGAGTGCGCCGCTGCGCTCCCGCGCCGTCTTCGCCGCCGTGCACGTGGTCCCGACCGTGCACGGGGACAACACCCCCGGTGCCCCCGCCGAGGTCGACTGGGACGCCACTCTCGCCTTCCGCCGCACCATGTGGTCCCGGGGTCTGGGCGTCGCCGACGCGATGGACACCGCCCAGCGCAACATGGGACTGGACCCCGCGGCGACCCGCGCGCTGATCGCCCGCACCGCCGACGCGGCCCGCGAGGCGCTCGCCGACCCGCAGATCGCCGGCGTCTTCCCCGCCGGAGCGCAGGTGCGCGATCTCGTCGTCGCCGGCGTCTCGACCGACCAGCGCAGCGAGCACGAGCTGAGCCTGGACGAGATCGTCGAGGCCTACGTCGAGCAGCTGAGGGCGACCGAGGCCACCGGCGCGGGCGCCGTGCTCATGGCCAGCCGCCACCTCGCCCGGGTCGCCACCTCGGCCGCCGACTACGAGGAGGTCTACCGCCGCGTGCTCGAGGCTGCGAGCGAGCCGGTGGTGCTGCACTGGCTGGGCACCGCCTTCGATCCCCAGCTGGAGGGATACTTCGGCTCGGACGACACCGCGGAGGCGGCGCAGACCCTGCTGCGCATCATCGAGGACGATCCCGCCGCGATCCGCGGCGTGAAGATGAGCCTGCTGGACGCCGAGGCGGAGGTCGCCGTGCGCGAGCACCTGCCGACCGGGGTCCGGATGTTCACCGGCGACGACTTCCACTTCTCCCACCTCATCGTCGGCGACGGCACCGCCACCACCGACCCCGCCGCGGCGCAGGCACCGGGTGCGTACTCCGATGCGCTCCTGGGGGCGTTCTCGGTGACGGCCCCGGCCGCCTCGGCCGCGGTCCAGGCCCTCGACGCCGGGGACCCCGACGAGGCCCGACGGATCCTGGACGCCGCCGAGGAGCTGGGCCGGCACGTGTTCTCCGCGCCCACCTTCCATTACAAGACCGGTGTCGCCTTCCTGTCCTGGCTCAACGGCCACCAGAGGGCGTTCACGATGGTCGGCGGCATGCACTCCGCACGCAGCCTTCCCCACCTCTCGCGCACCGTCGAGCTCGCCGCCACCACCGGCAACCTCGAGGACCCGCCCCTGGCCGCCGAGCGCTGGCACGCGATGCTCCGTCTGGCCGGCTGCGACCTCTCCGCCGCCGCGGACGGCACCGCCGTCCCCGCCGCTGCGGACGACCAGGACGTCCCCGCCGGCGACCACGACGCCGGGCGTGGCCTCACCACAGGAGTGATCGCATGA
- a CDS encoding Gfo/Idh/MocA family protein encodes MATRRIGIIVNGATGRMGYRQHLVRSLLAIQEQGGVELLDGDRLLPDLLLVGRNEEKLAAVAERHGLSNWTTDVDAALADPDYEVYFDALVTNLRVANLKKAIAAGKAIYTEKPTAESFADALELARLATEHGTVNGVVHDKLYLPGLLKLRRLIDSGFFGEILSVRGEFGYWVYEGDWQSAQRPSWNYRTEDGGGIVADMFPHWNYVIEELFGRIEDVYAQTATHIGARWDEAGRQYAATADDAAYGIFRLEGGTVVQMNSSWDVRVHRDELLEFQVDGTEGSAVVGLHAARIQPREATPKPVWNPDVTDGHDYYADWIEVPDNAGPDGFDNGFKVQWEDFLRSYVEGRQYPYDFLSGARGVRLAETGLASAADGRRIALDPLTEV; translated from the coding sequence ATGGCCACACGCAGGATCGGGATCATCGTCAACGGCGCCACCGGGCGCATGGGCTACCGCCAGCATCTGGTGCGCTCACTGCTGGCGATCCAGGAGCAGGGTGGCGTCGAGCTCCTGGACGGCGACCGGCTCCTGCCCGATCTGCTGCTGGTGGGCCGCAACGAGGAGAAGCTGGCCGCCGTCGCCGAGCGCCACGGGCTGTCGAACTGGACCACCGACGTCGATGCCGCGCTCGCCGACCCGGACTACGAGGTCTACTTCGACGCCCTGGTGACGAACCTGCGGGTCGCGAACCTCAAGAAGGCCATCGCCGCCGGGAAGGCGATCTACACCGAGAAGCCCACGGCCGAATCCTTCGCCGACGCCCTCGAGCTCGCGCGGCTGGCGACGGAGCACGGCACCGTCAATGGGGTGGTCCACGACAAGCTCTACCTCCCCGGTCTGCTCAAGCTGCGCCGCCTGATCGACTCCGGCTTCTTCGGTGAGATCCTCTCGGTGCGCGGCGAGTTCGGCTACTGGGTCTACGAGGGGGACTGGCAGAGCGCCCAGCGCCCCTCCTGGAACTACCGCACCGAGGACGGGGGCGGCATCGTCGCGGACATGTTCCCGCACTGGAACTATGTCATCGAGGAGCTGTTCGGCCGGATCGAGGACGTCTACGCCCAGACCGCCACCCACATCGGCGCCCGCTGGGACGAGGCGGGCCGGCAGTACGCCGCCACGGCCGACGACGCCGCCTACGGCATCTTCCGCCTCGAGGGCGGGACGGTGGTGCAGATGAACTCCAGCTGGGACGTGCGGGTCCACCGCGACGAGCTGCTCGAGTTCCAGGTCGACGGCACGGAGGGCTCCGCCGTCGTCGGCCTGCACGCCGCGCGCATCCAGCCGCGCGAGGCCACCCCCAAGCCGGTCTGGAACCCAGACGTCACGGATGGTCACGACTACTACGCCGACTGGATCGAGGTGCCCGACAACGCCGGGCCCGACGGTTTCGACAACGGTTTCAAGGTGCAGTGGGAGGACTTCCTGCGGTCCTACGTCGAAGGTCGTCAGTACCCCTACGACTTCCTCTCCGGCGCCCGCGGCGTGCGGCTGGCAGAGACCGGCCTGGCCAGCGCCGCCGACGGTCGCCGCATCGCCCTCGACCCGCTGACGGAGGTGTGA
- a CDS encoding glycoside hydrolase N-terminal domain-containing protein, translating into MTDPTLLRRTGAATRWLEALPLGDGRIGAMAWGDPARARFGLNESTFWSGSPTSTRDRRTPRPEAARLLARAREQFVAGQVAEAQLLLEGLGTAWSQGYQPVGDLIVSGGATGDGTDAAERVLDLARAEHRVRTPAGEHRSFVSAADDVLVHAVPLAPDAAVEVELESPQVEEHRETAAGQLTVVLRAPSDAPPAHQGAPMAWDQEGPGRIAVVVRSRREGDRALVVCALVTTWQGLGAQPDRPVAEALAEATRQAEAALARGEDELHRRHLAHPLPGAHEVALTLDGAEDSALLATCFAYGRHLLASSSRPGLPPATLQGIWNAQVLAPRNSNYTVNINLEMNHWAAGVAHVPDAAAALEGYVAMLRESGAETARRLYGADGWTVHHNSDPWGYTDPVEGDPKWATWPMGGLWLERELDSLAGFCGEEAAAIAAHRFPARRAAATFALDLLHESADGHLVTFPSTSPENEWIDPDGQPVALSEGTGMDRWLLREVLAAVVSDAELLGRMEDRVVCRAVAALALIPGPRVGADGRVLEWHADGLAEIEPTHRHVSHLGFLYPGTQEVGEELERAAAASLEGRGDEATGWSLVWKTALWARLHRPDKVQDLLELFLRPAERADGSERSGLYPNLFSAHPPFQIDGNLGIVAALAECLLQSHRGEIELLPALPPIMADGSVRGLRARPGIAVDMSWSDGELTALTLRAVGPGAVGTHRVRHGERTVLAELPDQHPVQIGTAELGDDQEPLSRTAGR; encoded by the coding sequence ATGACGGACCCGACCCTGCTGCGCCGCACCGGTGCCGCCACCCGCTGGCTCGAGGCCCTGCCCCTGGGCGACGGACGGATCGGCGCGATGGCCTGGGGAGATCCTGCCCGCGCCCGCTTCGGCCTGAACGAGTCGACCTTCTGGTCCGGCTCCCCCACCTCCACGCGGGACCGCCGCACCCCTCGCCCGGAGGCGGCACGGCTCCTGGCGCGGGCCCGGGAGCAGTTCGTGGCCGGGCAGGTCGCGGAGGCGCAGCTACTGCTCGAGGGGCTCGGCACGGCCTGGTCGCAGGGGTATCAGCCGGTCGGGGACCTGATCGTCTCGGGCGGGGCGACGGGTGACGGCACCGATGCCGCCGAACGCGTGCTGGACCTCGCCCGGGCGGAGCACCGGGTGCGCACGCCCGCCGGGGAACATCGCAGCTTCGTCAGCGCCGCCGACGACGTCCTCGTCCACGCGGTCCCGCTGGCCCCGGACGCCGCGGTCGAGGTCGAGCTGGAATCGCCCCAGGTCGAGGAGCACCGCGAGACCGCGGCCGGACAGCTCACGGTGGTGCTGCGGGCTCCGTCGGACGCACCGCCCGCGCACCAGGGTGCGCCGATGGCCTGGGACCAAGAGGGGCCCGGCCGCATCGCCGTCGTCGTGCGCAGCCGCCGCGAGGGCGACCGGGCGCTGGTGGTCTGCGCCCTCGTCACCACCTGGCAGGGTCTCGGGGCGCAGCCGGACCGACCGGTGGCGGAGGCCCTGGCGGAGGCGACACGACAGGCCGAGGCGGCGCTGGCCCGCGGCGAGGACGAGCTGCACCGTCGCCACCTCGCCCATCCGCTGCCCGGCGCGCACGAGGTCGCCCTCACCCTGGACGGCGCCGAGGACTCCGCCCTGCTGGCCACCTGCTTCGCGTACGGGCGTCATCTGCTCGCCTCCTCCTCGCGCCCGGGCCTGCCGCCCGCGACGCTGCAGGGCATCTGGAACGCGCAGGTTCTCGCCCCCCGGAACTCGAACTACACGGTCAACATCAACCTCGAGATGAACCACTGGGCGGCCGGCGTCGCCCACGTCCCGGACGCCGCCGCAGCTCTTGAGGGATACGTGGCGATGCTGCGCGAGTCCGGGGCGGAGACCGCACGGCGGCTCTACGGGGCCGACGGGTGGACCGTCCACCACAACTCCGATCCCTGGGGGTACACCGATCCGGTCGAGGGCGATCCCAAGTGGGCGACCTGGCCGATGGGTGGGCTCTGGCTCGAGCGGGAGCTCGACTCCCTGGCCGGATTCTGCGGGGAGGAGGCGGCGGCGATCGCCGCTCACCGCTTCCCCGCTCGTCGCGCCGCGGCGACCTTCGCCCTGGACCTGTTGCACGAGAGCGCCGACGGCCACCTGGTCACCTTCCCCTCGACCTCCCCGGAGAACGAGTGGATCGACCCGGACGGGCAGCCGGTCGCCCTCAGCGAGGGCACCGGCATGGACCGCTGGCTGCTGCGCGAGGTGCTCGCGGCCGTGGTGTCCGACGCCGAGCTGCTGGGCCGCATGGAGGATCGCGTGGTGTGCCGCGCCGTCGCCGCCCTCGCCCTCATCCCGGGCCCGCGCGTCGGGGCCGACGGGCGGGTGCTCGAGTGGCACGCCGACGGCCTGGCCGAGATCGAGCCGACCCACCGGCACGTCTCGCACCTGGGCTTCCTCTATCCCGGCACCCAGGAGGTCGGCGAGGAGCTGGAGCGGGCCGCGGCCGCCTCGCTGGAGGGGCGGGGCGACGAGGCCACCGGCTGGTCCCTGGTGTGGAAGACGGCGCTGTGGGCGCGGCTGCATCGACCCGACAAGGTCCAGGACCTGCTCGAACTGTTCCTGCGCCCGGCCGAGCGGGCCGACGGCTCCGAGCGCAGCGGGCTGTACCCGAACCTGTTCTCCGCCCATCCCCCGTTCCAGATCGACGGGAACCTCGGCATCGTGGCGGCGCTCGCGGAGTGCCTGCTCCAGAGCCATCGTGGCGAGATCGAGCTGCTGCCCGCCCTGCCCCCGATCATGGCCGACGGGTCCGTGCGCGGTCTGCGAGCCCGGCCCGGGATCGCGGTGGACATGAGCTGGTCCGACGGCGAGCTGACCGCGCTGACCCTGCGGGCCGTGGGCCCCGGCGCGGTCGGGACGCATCGGGTGCGGCACGGGGAGCGGACCGTCCTGGCCGAGCTACCCGATCAGCACCCGGTGCAGATCGGGACCGCAGAGCTGGGAGACGATCAGGAGCCGCTCTCCCGGACCGCCGGGCGCTGA
- a CDS encoding GNAT family N-acetyltransferase, which produces MTIDEATDASVPAITAIYNDAVRSTTAVWNSSTVDLADRAEWLAEHRAAGHPVLVALDDELEVVGYATFGDWRAWEGYRYTVEHSVYVRGDQRGQGIGEQLLVELISRARELGKHVLVAGIEAGNAASIGLHEKLGFRQVGFFPQVGRKFDRWLDLVFLQLTLGEEPVRA; this is translated from the coding sequence GTGACCATCGACGAGGCGACGGACGCGTCGGTGCCCGCCATCACCGCGATCTACAACGATGCGGTGCGGAGCACGACGGCCGTGTGGAACTCGAGCACCGTCGACCTGGCGGACCGGGCGGAGTGGCTCGCGGAGCACCGCGCCGCCGGCCATCCGGTGCTGGTCGCCCTGGACGACGAGCTCGAGGTGGTCGGCTACGCGACCTTCGGCGACTGGCGTGCCTGGGAGGGCTACCGGTACACCGTGGAGCACTCCGTCTACGTGCGAGGTGACCAGCGCGGCCAGGGCATCGGGGAGCAGCTCCTGGTGGAGCTGATCAGCCGGGCCCGGGAGCTCGGCAAGCACGTGTTGGTCGCGGGGATCGAAGCCGGCAACGCCGCATCGATCGGGCTGCACGAGAAGCTCGGCTTCCGCCAGGTGGGATTCTTCCCGCAGGTCGGACGGAAGTTCGACAGGTGGCTCGATCTCGTCTTCCTCCAGCTCACCCTCGGCGAGGAACCGGTGCGCGCCTGA
- a CDS encoding 3,4-dioxygenase subunit beta encodes MNTSTSSHSCPHHDPTPSPDRRPGARRPFPAASEGAGPDDPAARSDAAVDAAGLAGPAGQASADAAPTTWHGRRLDRPQEDLEDQGLVFDLGTLVTRRRTLGALGAGAAATVLAACGAGAGGATSGSSASDGGSSGSSDGGSAGASGTDEMPTETAGPYPGDGSNGADVLEISGVERSDLRSSIDTDTIAEGTAITLVMTVTDLAEDGAAMTGAAVYVWHCDAQGAYSMYGDGLADETYLRGVQVVGEDGTVTFTSIFPGCYSGRWPHIHFEVFPGIDSITDATNAVLTSQLALPEEACTEVYSSSLYDGSAENLAETSLEGDNVFSDGWDLQLATVIGDAEAGYRVSIDVPLDTSTTEEAAAGAPGGPGGEPPEDAPADEG; translated from the coding sequence ATGAACACCAGCACCTCGTCGCACTCCTGCCCTCACCACGACCCGACCCCGTCCCCGGATCGGCGCCCCGGCGCTCGTCGTCCGTTCCCGGCGGCCTCGGAGGGGGCGGGCCCCGACGATCCGGCAGCGCGCTCTGATGCTGCCGTGGATGCCGCGGGCCTGGCCGGCCCGGCTGGTCAGGCGTCGGCCGACGCCGCGCCGACCACCTGGCACGGACGTCGCCTGGACCGACCGCAGGAGGACCTCGAGGACCAGGGTCTCGTCTTCGACCTCGGCACCCTGGTCACCCGCCGTCGCACGCTCGGCGCCCTCGGTGCCGGCGCGGCGGCGACCGTCCTCGCCGCCTGCGGCGCCGGGGCCGGCGGCGCAACGTCCGGCTCCTCCGCCTCCGACGGCGGGAGCTCGGGTTCCTCCGACGGCGGCTCCGCGGGGGCGAGCGGGACGGACGAGATGCCCACCGAGACCGCCGGCCCCTACCCGGGCGACGGCTCCAACGGCGCCGATGTGCTGGAGATCAGCGGGGTGGAGCGCAGCGACCTGCGCTCCAGCATCGACACGGACACCATCGCCGAGGGCACTGCGATCACCCTGGTCATGACGGTCACCGATCTCGCCGAGGACGGTGCCGCGATGACCGGGGCGGCGGTGTACGTCTGGCACTGCGATGCCCAGGGGGCCTACTCGATGTACGGCGACGGTCTCGCCGACGAGACCTACCTGCGCGGTGTGCAGGTGGTCGGCGAGGACGGGACCGTCACCTTCACCTCGATCTTCCCGGGCTGCTACTCCGGCAGGTGGCCCCACATCCACTTCGAGGTCTTCCCCGGGATCGACTCCATCACCGATGCGACCAACGCCGTGCTCACCTCGCAGCTGGCCCTGCCGGAGGAGGCGTGCACCGAGGTCTACTCCTCGTCGCTGTACGACGGGTCCGCCGAGAACCTGGCCGAGACGTCCCTGGAGGGCGACAACGTCTTCTCCGACGGATGGGACCTGCAGCTGGCGACCGTGATCGGGGATGCCGAGGCCGGGTACCGGGTGAGCATCGACGTGCCGCTGGACACGAGCACGACCGAGGAAGCCGCGGCGGGCGCTCCCGGTGGCCCCGGCGGCGAGCCGCCCGAGGACGCCCCCGCGGATGAAGGGTGA
- a CDS encoding response regulator transcription factor — MASTLPDPRPTMLTRPDGSPIRALVVDDEAYLSDLLRMALSLEGWEARTAANGQEALNLVREFEPDVVVLDIMMPHLDGREVLHRLRGAENDVPVLFLTAKDAVQDRIAGISAGADDYVTKPFNLEEVLARLRGMVRRHVAAGTGVDSRLHVGDLVLDEETYEVERAGTPIHLTAKEFELLRCLMRNERRVLSKAQILDRVWSYDFGGRSSVVELYISYLRKKIDALGEPMIRTVRGVGYTIRSA, encoded by the coding sequence ATGGCGTCCACGCTCCCCGATCCACGACCGACGATGCTCACCCGTCCCGACGGCTCTCCCATCCGGGCGCTGGTCGTGGACGACGAGGCCTATCTCAGCGATCTGCTGCGCATGGCGCTGAGCCTGGAGGGATGGGAGGCGCGGACCGCCGCGAACGGGCAGGAGGCGCTGAACCTGGTGCGCGAGTTCGAGCCCGACGTCGTCGTCCTGGACATCATGATGCCGCACCTCGACGGTCGGGAGGTGCTCCACCGCCTCCGCGGCGCCGAGAACGACGTCCCCGTGCTGTTCCTGACCGCGAAGGACGCGGTCCAGGACCGCATCGCCGGGATCTCCGCCGGTGCCGACGATTACGTCACCAAGCCGTTCAACCTCGAGGAGGTGCTCGCCCGGCTGCGCGGCATGGTCCGACGGCATGTCGCGGCGGGCACCGGGGTCGACTCCCGGCTGCACGTGGGGGATCTCGTCCTGGACGAGGAGACCTACGAGGTCGAGCGCGCCGGGACCCCGATCCACCTGACCGCGAAGGAGTTCGAGCTGCTGCGCTGCCTGATGCGCAACGAGCGCCGGGTGCTCAGCAAGGCGCAGATCCTGGATCGGGTGTGGAGCTACGACTTCGGAGGACGCTCCAGCGTCGTCGAGCTGTACATCTCCTACCTGCGCAAGAAGATCGACGCCCTCGGCGAGCCGATGATCCGCACCGTCCGCGGCGTCGGCTACACGATCCGGTCCGCATGA
- a CDS encoding cell wall metabolism sensor histidine kinase WalK has translation MTRPSSWSLRRRLVAGVAVLVAAAFLLIGLTTVVAVRASALDRLDDQVLAGLDLTGGPGGPGGAGGPSAGPGEESGQPPPRIGTLHVLIQDDGTVLAAAYTDGSGTEIPLSAEQISTLTSARLPHRSPESIDLGGSIGALRVAAEDRDGVTVIAGSSLQDVTATTTTTALILLAVLGGVLILVTVGLMAVVTRELRPLHRLAGTARRVAERPLASGQVDLPDRVEPADTDPSTEVGQVGSALNTMLGHIEEALAARHDSEEQLRRFLADASHELRTPLASISGYAQLSQQEQAPMTPTQEQSLSRISAEATRMSALVEDLLLLARLDAGQSMRHESVDLTQLLIDAVGDAHAADPGHRWLLEVEEPVEVPGDEDRLRQVLVNLLGNARRHTPPGTTVTAALERDGRHAMIRIIDDGPGIAPELRERLFQRFSRGDQSRARESGASDAARDGVPGRGTGGAGLGLSISQAIVAAHDGQIAVTSDPGRTVFTVRLPAPGVDDS, from the coding sequence ATGACCCGCCCGAGCAGCTGGAGCCTGCGGCGTCGTCTCGTCGCAGGGGTCGCCGTGCTGGTGGCGGCCGCCTTCCTCCTCATCGGCCTGACGACCGTGGTGGCGGTGCGGGCATCGGCCCTCGATCGGCTCGACGATCAGGTGCTCGCGGGACTTGACCTGACCGGAGGCCCCGGAGGCCCCGGGGGCGCCGGCGGACCCTCCGCGGGACCGGGTGAGGAGAGCGGGCAGCCGCCCCCGCGCATCGGAACGCTGCACGTGCTGATCCAGGACGACGGCACGGTCCTGGCCGCCGCGTACACGGACGGCAGCGGTACCGAGATCCCTCTGTCCGCTGAACAGATCAGCACCTTGACCTCCGCCCGGCTCCCCCACCGCAGCCCGGAGTCGATCGACCTCGGCGGGTCGATCGGGGCGCTGCGGGTGGCCGCCGAGGACCGCGACGGGGTCACCGTCATCGCCGGCAGCTCCCTCCAGGACGTCACCGCGACGACCACCACCACCGCCCTCATCCTCCTGGCCGTCCTGGGCGGCGTGCTGATCCTGGTCACGGTCGGCCTCATGGCTGTGGTCACGCGCGAGCTCCGCCCGCTGCACCGGCTCGCCGGCACCGCCCGGCGCGTCGCCGAGCGCCCGCTGGCATCCGGTCAGGTCGACCTGCCCGACCGCGTCGAGCCCGCCGACACCGACCCCAGCACCGAGGTGGGTCAGGTCGGCAGCGCCCTGAACACCATGCTCGGCCATATCGAGGAGGCGCTCGCCGCACGCCATGACAGCGAGGAACAGCTGCGCCGGTTCCTGGCCGATGCGAGCCATGAGCTGCGCACACCTCTGGCCTCGATCAGCGGCTACGCCCAGCTCTCCCAGCAGGAGCAGGCCCCGATGACCCCGACGCAGGAGCAGTCGCTGTCCCGGATCTCCGCGGAGGCGACCCGGATGAGCGCCCTCGTCGAGGACCTGCTGCTGCTGGCCCGCCTGGACGCGGGCCAGAGCATGCGCCACGAGAGCGTCGATCTCACCCAACTCCTGATCGATGCCGTCGGCGACGCGCACGCCGCGGACCCCGGCCACCGGTGGCTGCTGGAGGTCGAGGAGCCCGTCGAGGTTCCCGGGGACGAGGACCGTCTCCGTCAGGTTCTCGTGAACCTCCTGGGAAACGCCCGCCGGCACACCCCGCCCGGCACCACGGTCACCGCCGCCCTCGAGCGCGACGGACGGCATGCGATGATCCGCATCATCGATGACGGCCCCGGCATCGCCCCGGAGCTGCGCGAGCGACTCTTCCAGCGCTTCAGCCGCGGGGATCAGTCCCGGGCCCGGGAGAGCGGCGCGAGCGATGCCGCCCGAGACGGCGTCCCCGGCCGAGGCACCGGCGGCGCGGGCCTCGGGCTCTCGATCTCCCAGGCGATCGTCGCCGCCCACGACGGGCAGATCGCCGTGACCAGCGATCCGGGGCGAACGGTGTTCACGGTCCGCCTCCCCGCTCCCGGCGTCGACGACTCCTGA